The Lytechinus variegatus isolate NC3 chromosome 7, Lvar_3.0, whole genome shotgun sequence genome includes the window aatTTTGTGGTAGATTTTTGgaataatatttacaaaaataatatcacatcTCCCTCTTTTGTCTTCCCTTTTCTCTACTTTTTTATATCTTGGTCGTGAAAGATTTGGGGGCTCAAGAGCCACAAGCCCCCGAGtctgtacgccactgcttacttattattttcataatcatgatcGTCACCATGCATGATGCAcatctttactttttttcaggaaCTGGTCCTAGTGGGGCGCACACTGAACCATGGACCTTCGTGGCTGTGAAAGATACAGACCTCAAAGAACAGATAGCGACGATCATTGAAGCAGAAGAAAAGATTAATTACGAGAAAAGAATGGGTCAAACCTGGCTTGATGATCTCAAAAGCGTAGGAACTTCATGGAGAAAGCCATATCTAAAGACTGCTCCTTATCTCATTGTTGTCTTCAAACAGGTAAGTTATAGAAAGAGCTAGGTAAAAACTGTCAAAATTAATAGAAGGCATCATGTGAAGGTAGGTCCTAATGTAAAAAACCGGGAATAATTAGGGTTAAAGTGCTAAGTTTTAAAGTACTGTAGACAAGATGCATCTTGGACTGAGAATATCACCCTTGGTCATGttggtggtgtttcataaagctgttcgtaagatacgactggtgatcctttctcgtgCTATGTGATATGCTTTATGCTTAATGAACACACACCTGTTCGTTCTCATAAAATACAGGAGTAAGTTGTGACGGATAGTGTAAGTAGATTTTAAGCGGGATTTTTAGCCAATGACCGATCCACGTTTTTAGGAATTCAGAAGAGTTGGCCAATCGAAGAATTTCCTTGGTGATGTAGGCCAAGGTCTACTGTCTGATTAAAATAACGACAATGATCTATTATTAATTTCCCTCTTCTATACCTTTGTTTGTTTTAACAGTCATATGGGTTTCGAGttgatggaagaagaaaaacgCATTATTACCATGAGACGAGTGTGGGAATATCTGTGGGACTCCTACTCGCTGCTATTCAGGTAAAATGTTTCCACCAAAGAAAATCGGGAGTGATTCTGATTATGTATACCTATGTAATTTTGTAATTTACTGTCCTTTTCTCACTGCCAGTGTTATCGAAATGATAACCATATTGATGTTCAGGATTGCCTTGATGTCCATGCTCTTGAATGTCCCCCAAAGACTGAAAAACCCATTTCTTTGTCAGGGGCGGCGTCATCGTTATTTAGATAGGAAAtctttcaatctgattggctgaaaaccATATTTTATATGTAATTTGACCATCAAAATGTTTctcatgaatattttgttttctcccCAGAATGCTGGTTTGGTTACTCTAACAAGCACCCCGATGAATGCTGGACCCAAACTGCGTGCTCTACTACACAGACCAGTTAACGAAAAggtgctactacttctacccgTTGGCTACCCTGCTAAAGATGCTACCGTTCCTGATTTTAAACGCAAACCATTGGATCAAATTCTCATCGTCAAATGAAGAGCATTTATACAGTCTTCATACAGTGTTACAGAAGTGTAATGAGCaaacaattttgagggggcatgCAGACTTGGCGTTTCGGGGGGGGAACCCTTTAAAAATTGCgagcgagctattttttttttattacaaacacCTAATATTGTTACAGATTTTGGCATATTACCATTCGGAAAGTTGTATAGTTTCTCACCATTTCcgttcccttttctttctttttatcacttttttttccttttcataatttttttggcCGGCcctcaagccccccccccacacacacacatctgtATGCCAATAAATAAATAGGTTATGTTAAAAGTGTGTAGCGACCGTAATGATAGGTCTCATCGTTTGGATGTTGCCAAATATGTTTGCTAACTTTGACGGTTTTACATTTTTAGGATCTTTTCGAATTAGATGGTATAACACTGTCCAGTAATGGTTGCCTTGTTAATGTAAACGGCCGAATTTGCCAAAGTTGTGATCGAAAGCCGGCGGAAAGTGGTTCTTAACTAGAGCTACAACTTTAATGTTTAAAGACTTTATATTGGCAATCAATTTCATTGACAAATTCAGAGGTGACGGACGGGCCTTAATCTATTTATTATACAAGAAAAATGTACTTTGCGTTCGTACTATAGGATGTTGATTTTAAGAGTTTGATGAGCATGCACCTaacatgtaattattttatGAAGTTAAATAGCAAAAATTTATAATATCTGCTTAATTCTGTATTCCATTATACTGCCCCCATCGGTAAAATGTTAGAGAATGCAGTATGCCACCTATCCATGGTTCTCAATGACAGGTCATGATTATTACCAGGAAATTCGATGTTAGTGCTGAGATTTAAATCTTGACGTGAATCTGATCGTATTCGTAGTTTGGTCGCTAAGTTGACAAAGTTGGCTGATATCCTCAATGTAAGTGACCAGGTAACATCccataacattttaaaatttaggaatatattttgtaaaaatttgaaCACAATATTATGAATATGAATGTTTGTCTCATGATAAAACAGAAAGGAATGCGTCTTTGAATTTCAGATAGTCAGATTCTTTATTGTAGTATCATAAATAGGACAGATAATTTATACCATCTACCTCTTTCAAGCTGAAATGTTATTAGACTCATCGTTGAATATGATGGGTAGCTACGgcttattttatttatccatAAAAAATGTTGTATTGTTGCTTCTTAGGACTATTTTCAAAAGGCTATTcagatttattcaaaataacatgACTATTCTAGATTTATTACCAGATAGGCATATGCATCTTATTAAAATGTACGGAGTTCTCA containing:
- the LOC121419323 gene encoding iodotyrosine deiodinase 1-like isoform X2, whose protein sequence is MIDTMFDTYAPFLSAYWSHILAIIIGFVVASFVHVIRDRDGSRSAKQLGKNRDHTVKENNNVAELRSVANGDIDRLVDAQTKLESCEPTDVDDTGDDVDVDWEALASGGRHIPYGLPRYSDEEMTQRSEKFYHDMNQRRSVRMFSTDPVPAAVIGNLIRTAGTGPSGAHTEPWTFVAVKDTDLKEQIATIIEAEEKINYEKRMGQTWLDDLKSVGTSWRKPYLKTAPYLIVVFKQSYGFRVDGRRKTHYYHETSVGISVGLLLAAIQNAGLVTLTSTPMNAGPKLRALLHRPVNEKVLLLLPVGYPAKDATVPDFKRKPLDQILIVK
- the LOC121419323 gene encoding iodotyrosine deiodinase 1-like isoform X1, which produces MIDTMFDTYAPFLSAYWSHILAIIIGFVVASFVHVIRDRDGSRSAKQLGKNRDHTVKENNNVAELRSVANGDIDRLVDAQTKLESCEPTDVDDTGDNDVDVDWEALASGGRHIPYGLPRYSDEEMTQRSEKFYHDMNQRRSVRMFSTDPVPAAVIGNLIRTAGTGPSGAHTEPWTFVAVKDTDLKEQIATIIEAEEKINYEKRMGQTWLDDLKSVGTSWRKPYLKTAPYLIVVFKQSYGFRVDGRRKTHYYHETSVGISVGLLLAAIQNAGLVTLTSTPMNAGPKLRALLHRPVNEKVLLLLPVGYPAKDATVPDFKRKPLDQILIVK